From Xenopus laevis strain J_2021 chromosome 7L, Xenopus_laevis_v10.1, whole genome shotgun sequence, one genomic window encodes:
- the LOC121395463 gene encoding LOW QUALITY PROTEIN: myoferlin-like (The sequence of the model RefSeq protein was modified relative to this genomic sequence to represent the inferred CDS: inserted 1 base in 1 codon): MDAGTLRKLQRQTHPSHREGGRDAASCCFHVPALTGGGEWPFPKPHQALLPYAAHWVPEEEAISRQASKSPRNENTQEFKIQVRIIEGRRLIGNNIKPVVKVKIGHQTDHTRISSGNNPPFNQTLTYDMCRSLSDLHMEPITIQVLRSRVFRADSLIGEFKIDAGFIYDEQGHAIMRKWVVLSNPKDTGLSTRGYLKISLFILGRGDQPPTETTGHHEDDDVENNLLLTSGVARQTVTSVVKIYRANDIPQMDDTFFRSMKRLFKSNGDKKNLADPFIEVAFAGKKVQTKIIKNSCSPIWNQAITLPMKIPSMCDNVRLRMYDWDRANKNDIVATANLALSKISLPATGLEGTGLNDVFLPTFGPSYINLYGSPREFKCNSDHYNELNYGRGEGISYRGRILVELTSTLDDSTKKIEDISQQDVLAVEKYQFKRKYSLCAVFHSATMLQDASEAIQFEVIIGNYGNKFDSTCKALPSLTQYRQPLFDGNFYYYLPWYASKPVVALTPYWEDISHRLDAVNILSALTDRLQSGLSSLKLALQTNLTETEVVSIWQSLLDQLIEDARKPLPSMEGNIHVNELDVHRQKLRISALTHIGEAATKIRREVTDVKSTLAMIEEWIDRLQQLSEEPQNSMPDIIIWMIKAEKRMAYARIPAHQILFSKTGGETCGKFCGKLQTIFLKFPLDKSEGRHVPVQLRVSLWLGLSEAESECNNSVQGTFSVHAEMYENQSRLSGKWSSRFLLNHHKFSDATGTVKLKRKSFVVPEGWKWESDWQVDNERSLPHEDYNGHLQIMVEVFEHERRLSNGKWEMPKEAYTNATGEILSSPDKIDCPLEWMWDDDMWKCDVNRAVDENGWEYGKSSSPDNQPQHWVSSEKTYHTHRRRRLVRRRSKVSTPKEEVMPQEKDNGWEYAAVSGWRFHTEKCSTDTFRRRRWIRNLVSCGQTSSIFNLEGNLVHVNKQKGDQRDFYREHVPFVSCTYDRAYTYHLRCYLYQARGLTPMDRDSFSDPYAHVSFLYQSKRTQIINCTLNPMWDQTLVFSDIEICGEPHETEQNPPSIIIELYDSDPGGEDDFLGRSLFFPMVKLNPNLSDTPKLFWCPVTMGKRHCGDILVAAELLLQENNGYVLPVLPSQRAPTIYMVPQGIRPVLQLTGIEILTWGLRNISHLESARSATLVVECGGEMVEAAITGILRRNPNFQSAVLFMKVYLPQEERYTPPIVIKVIAKKYFGRKEVVGQCTIKQLEVFHCDPYTMNRPDIRVAPITTCPNVVIDMEGAEETLLAKEEEDDVDWWAKYFASKGEHDKADLYTQRKYDTLKVYDYELERVPEFLGLTDFCQTFRLYTGKATYDDDEPTVAGEFKGSFCMYKIPKDPDAPLPPQYFRELPDSGPQECIVRVYIVRGIDLQPKDNNGLCDSYIKLTLNKNVVTDWVNYVPNTLNPVFGRMYELSCIIPQEKDLKISVYDYDXTSGDDKVGETTIDLENRLLSRFRSHCGLPETYCISGVNQWRDQLKPSEILQNLARCSAIPPPVYEDDGRTLIFSGLRYTLASIEKAHKFIGPANECLALQALRNQGMVPEHIETRTLYSTCQPDIPQGRVEMWVDIFPRSLGPPGPAVNIIPRKPKRYVLRVIVWNTKDVILDDVNIFGEKTSDIFVKGWLLGNEDDKQRTFVHYKSLDGEGNFNWRFVFPFDYLPTEQQCIISKKEHVWSLDATEIKLPPKLVVQIWDNDKFSRDDYIGCIELDLNNVIIPAKQPEKCSLKLMDKPKMVSLFKKKSMKGWWPCYIETNEKCKLTGKVELTLEVLTEKEAEERAAGKGRDPPNTNPTLSEPIRPETLILWFQIIFKMLKFTARKHRKCVIVAVIVLFVLFTLFFLGNIMPLILMKH, translated from the exons AATGAAAATACACAAGAATTTAAGATTCAGGTTCGGATAATAGAAGGACGACGGCTGATTGGAAACAATATCAAGCCAGTTGTAAAGGTTAAAATTGGACACCAGACTGATCATACGAGAATATCGTCTGGCAATAATCCTCCTTTTAATCAGACGCTGACTTATGACATGTGCCGATCACTCTCAGATCTGCATATGGAGCCTATAACCATTCAGGTACTTAGGTCTCGTGTGTTTAGAGCAGACAGCCTTATTGGTGAATTTAAGATTGATGCTGGATTCATATATGATGAACAAGGTCACGCCATTATGAGAAAATGGGTTGTCCTGAGTAATCCTAAAGATACAGGCTTATCAACAAGAGGCTATCTAAAGATAAGCCTCTTTATCCTTGGAAGAGGAGATCAGCCACCGACTGAAACTACAGGACACCATGAAGATGATGATGTGGAAAATAATCTACTGTTAACAAGTGGGGTAGCTCGGCAGACTGTTACGTCTGTTGTTAAAATCTACAGAGCTAATGATATTCCCCAGATGGATGATACATTTTTTAGAAGCATGAAGAGACTCTTCAAGTCAAATGGTGACAAGAAGAATTTAGCAGATCCTTTTATAGAAGTTGCATTTGCTGGGAAGAAGGTACAAAcgaaaataataaagaacagtTGCAGTCCCATATGGAATCAAGCCATCACTCTGCCTATGAAGATTCCATCAATGTGTGACAATGTTAGGCTTAGAATGTATGACTGGGACAGAGCAAATAAGAATGACATAGTGGCAACAGCCAACTTGGCCCTGTCCAAGATTTCTTTACCAGCTACTGGTTTAGAAGGGACTGGGCTAAATGACGTTTTTTTACCAACCTTTGGACCAAGCTATATAAACCTGTACGGAAGTCCAAGGGAGTTCAAATGCAATTCCGACCACTATAATGAACTGAATTATGGAAGAGGAGAAGGTATCTCGTATCGAGGAAGGATCTTAGTGGAGCTTACTTCTACATTGGATGACTCCACAAAAAAGATTGAAGACATCTCTCAACAGGATGTTCTTGCTGTTGAGAAATACCAGTTTAAGCGAAAATATAGCCTATGCGCAGTATTCCATTCCGCTACTATGCTGCAAGATGCCAGTGAAGCCATACAGTTTGAAGTGATCATTGGCAATTATGGCAACAAATTTGACAGCACCTGTAAGGCACTGCCATCATTAACACAATATAGACAACCTCTATTTGATGGCAACTTCTACTATTACCTACCATGGTATGCCTCAAAACCTGTAGTGGCATTAACACCTTATTGGGAAGATATAAGCCACCGTCTGGATGCAGTGAATATTCTCTCTGCGCTTACGGATCGACTGCAATCTGGCTTATCTTCCTTGAAATTGGCACTACAAACAAATCTTACTGAGACAGAAGTTGTTTCAATATGGCAGAGTTTATTAGACCAGCTTATTGAAGATGCTAGGAAACCACTGCCTTCTATGGAAGGAAATATTCATGTTAATGAGTTAGACGTGCATCGGCAAAAACTTCGAATATCTGCATTAACCCACATCGGGGAGGCAGCTACTAAAATAAGAAGGGAAGTAACCGATGTAAAGTCAACTTTAGCTATGATTGAGGAATGGATAGACAGATTACAACAGCTGTCTGAAGAACCACAAAACAGTATGCCAGACATCATCATCTGGATGATAAAGGCAGAAAAGAGAATGGCCTACGCCCGTATCCCTGCCCATCAGATTCTCTTCTCCAAGACTGGTGGAGAGACATGTGGCAAATTCTGTGGAAAGCTACAAACGATATTTCTTAAGTTTCCTCTGGACAAGAGCGAAGGCAGGCATGTTCCAGTTCAGTTGCGTGTGAGCCTCTGGCTGGGACTGTCTGAAGCAGAGAGTGAATGTAACAATTCCGTGCAAGGGACTTTTAGTGTTCATGCAGAAATGTATGAAAATCAGTCACGGTTATCAGGTAAATGGAGCTCCAGGTTCCTGCTAAACCACCACAAATTCTCTGATGCCACCGGAACAGTGAAGCTAAAAAGGAAAAGCTTTGTGGTTCCTGAAGGCTGGAAATGGGAAAGTGATTGGCAGGTCGACAATGAAAGGAGCTTACCACATGAAGATTATAACGGGCACTTACAAATTATGGTTGAAGTGTTTGAACATGAGAGGCGGCTTTCAAATGGAAAATGGGAAATGCCAAAAGAAGCATACACTAATGCTACTGGTGAAATATTATCTTCACCAGATAAGATTGACTGCCCTCTTGAATGGATGTGGGACGACGATATGTGGAAATGTGATGTTAACCGGGCTGTGGATGAAAATGGATGGGAATATGGAAAGTCTTCCTCTCCTGATAACCAGCCACAGCACTGGGTTTCATCAGAGAAGACGTATCATACCCACCGACGTCGAAGACTGGTGCGCAGGAGATCTAAAGTCTCTACTCCCAAAGAGGAGGTTATGCCACAAGAAAAGGACAATGGATGGGAGTATGCTGCAGTGTCAGGCTGGAGATTTCATACCGAGAAATGTAGCACTGACACTTTTCGTCGAAGGCGCTGGATAAGAAATTTGGTCTCTTGTGGTCAAACATCTTCCATATTTAACCTGGAAGGCAATCTTGTGCATGTAAATAAACAGAAAGGAGACCAGAGAGACTTTTACAGGGAGCATGTTCCATTTGTTTCCTGTACATATGACAGAGCTTACACGTACCATCTTAGATGTTACCTGTATCAGGCTCGTGGGCTCACTCCAATGGATAGAGACAGCTTTTCAGATCCATATGCTCACGTCTCTTTCCTTTACCAAAGCAAGAGGACACAAATAATTAACTGTACCCTTAATCCAATGTGGGACCAAACATTAGTCTTTAGTGACATTGAAATTTGTGGAGAGCCCCATGAAACAGAGCAGAATCCCCCTAGCATTATTATTGAACTATATGACAGTGACCCAGGGGGAGAAGATGATTTCCTTGGCCGAAGCTTATTTTTCCCAATGGTGAAGCTGAACCCAAATCTAAGTGACACCCCAAAACTTTTCTGGTGTCCGGTTACAATGGGGAAAAGACACTGTGGCGACATCCTTGTGGCCGCAGAACTTTTGCTTCAAGAAAACAATGGATACGTTCTCCCTGTTCTTCCATCGCAGAGGGCACCAACTATTTATATGGTGCCACAAGGAATCCGGCCTGTGCTACAGCTAACTGGCATTGAGATACTTACTTGGGGCCTAAGAAATATAAGTCATTTGGAGTCTGCAAGATCTGCAACTCTTGTTGTAGAATGTGGTGGAGAAATGGTTGAAGCTGCAATAACTGGAATATTGAGAAGGAATCCAAACTTCCAGAGTGCAGTTCTTTTCATGAAAGTGTATTTACCACAAGAAGAAAGATACACTCCACCCATTGTTATAAAAGTTATAGCCAAGAAGTATTTTGGAAGGAAAGAAGTTGTAGGGCAATGTACTATTAAGCAGCTGGAAGTATTCCACTGTGATCCCTACACCATGAATCGTCCAGACATTAGAGTTGCACCTATCACTACATGCCCCAATGTTGTGATAGACATGGAAGGTGCAGAAGAAACTCTACTAGCTAAAGAAGAGGAAGATGATGTCGATTGGTGGGCAAAGTACTTTGCCTCTAAAGGAGAACACGACAAGGCTGACCTGTACACTCAGAGGAAATATGATACCTTAAAAGTGTACGACTACGAGTTAGAGAGAGTCCCAGAGTTCCTCGGACTTACAGATTTCTGTCAAACATTCAGGCTATATACAGGGAAGGCTACATATGATGATGATGAGCCAACTGTTGCAGGAGagtttaagggatctttctgtatgtATAAGATCCCAAAGGATCCAGATGCCCCACTTCCTCCACAGTACTTCCGTGAGTTGCCTGATAGTGGACCTCAGGAGTGCATTGTGCGGGTATACATTGTGAGAGGCATAGACCTGCAGCCAAAGGATAACAATGGATTGTGTGATTCTTATATCAAACTGACCTTGAACAAGAATGTGGTTACAGACTGGGTAAACTATGTACCCAACACATTAAATCCAGTGTTTGGAAGAATGTACGAATTAAGCTGCATTATACCACAAGAGAAAGACCTGAAAATCTCAGTTTATGACTATG GCACATCGGGAGATGACAAAGTCGGTGAAACAACCATCGACCTTGAAAACAGGCTCCTTTCTCGGTTTAGAAGCCATTGCGGACTGCCAGAAACCTACTGCATATCTGGAGTAAATCAATGGCGAGATCAACTGAAGCCATCTGAAATCCTACAGAACTTAGCCAGATGTAGCGCAATACCACCTCCTGTCTATGAAGATGACGGGAGAACACTGATATTTTCTGGGTTACGGTATACTTTAGCAAGTATTGAAAAAGCTCACAAATTCATTGGACCAGCAAATGAATGTCTTGCTTTACAAGCCCTTCGAAATCAGGGAATGGTTCCAGAACATATTGAGACAAGGACATTGTACAGCACTTGCCAACCCGACATTCCACAAGGAAGAGTGGAAATGTGGGTGGATATTTTCCCAAGAAGCTTAGGACCTCCGGGACCTGCTGTCAATATCATCCCTCGCAAACCTAAGCGATATGTTCTACGTGTGATTGTCTGGAACACCAAAGATGTCATACTTGATGATGTTAACATCTTTGGAGAGAAAACGAGCGATATTTTTGTCAAAGGGTGGCTTCTTGGCAACGAGGATGATAAACAGAGAACATTTGTACATTATAAATCTCTGGATGGAGAAGGCAACTTTAACTGGCGATTTGTCTTCCCATTTGATTACCTCCCAACAGAACAACAGTGCATCATTTCTAAAAAGGAACATGTATGGAGTCTTGATGCAACAGAGATAAAGCTGCCACCCAAACTTGTTGTTCAGATATGGGATAATGATAAGTTCTCCAGAGATGACTACATAGGATGCATTGAGCTGGATTTAAACAATGTTATTATACCAGCAAAACAACCAGAGAAGTGTTCTCTGAAGTTAATGGACAAGCCAAAGATGGTTTCtttgtttaaaaagaaatccATGAAAGGATGGTGGCCATGCTATATAGAAACcaatgaaaaatgcaaattaacaGGCAAAGTTGAACTGACATTAGAGGTCCTTAcggagaaagaagcagaagaaagagCAGCTGGCAAGGGGAGAGATCCCCCAAATACAAATCCAACTCTGAGTGAACCAATCCGTCCAGAAACGTTAATTCTTTGGTTccagatcatttttaaaatgcttaaatTTACTGCAAGAAAGCATAGAAAGTGTGTGATTGTAGCAGTCATTGTGCTCTTTGTACTTTTCACTCTCTTCTTCTTGGGCAATATCATGCCTCTGATTCTCATGAAACACTGA